A single window of Fibrobacter sp. UWH6 DNA harbors:
- a CDS encoding LEPR-XLL domain-containing protein, translating to MSKFNKKNKKSKKYNRNNYKIESLEPRLLMDAA from the coding sequence GTGTCTAAATTCAACAAGAAGAACAAAAAGTCTAAGAAATACAACCGCAATAATTACAAAATTGAGTCTCTAGAACCAAGACTCTTGATGGACGCTGCGTAA